In the Bacteroidota bacterium genome, ACCTGAATTGTAGCAAACAAGTTTTCGCTAAGTCGAAACGCTCAATTCAAAAAAACAAAACAAAATGCCAAGATCAGTCAACTCGGTAGCGAGTAAAGCTAGAAGAAAAAAAATCCTCAATCAAACCAAAGGTTATTGGGGTGCCCGTAAAAACGTGTATACGGTTGCAAAAAATACGTTAGAAAAAGGATTAACTTACGCTTACCGCGATAGAAAAACCAAAAAAAGGAATTTCCGTGGTTTGTGGATTCAACGTATCAATGCTGGTATTCGCCCCCATGGAATGTCGTATTCCGAATTTATGGGTAAAATACATGCTAAGAATGTGCAGTTAAACCGTAAGGTACTTGCCGACTTAGCAATGAATCATCCGGCTGCTTTTAAAGCAGTGGTTGATGCGGTAAAGTAAATTTTACTTGTTTTCAAAAACAAAAAAAGCTCAGGATTACCTGAGTTTTTTTTGTTTCTATAATCACCTACTAGTAAAAAAATTAGCCCTATCTAGTTATCAAATTAATGCGTACAATAAACTGTTAACTTCATTGTTAATATATACCTATAACTGTTTTTATATATGCATTGCTATTTGTATCTTTGCCCGATGTTTAAAA is a window encoding:
- the rplT gene encoding 50S ribosomal protein L20, translated to MPRSVNSVASKARRKKILNQTKGYWGARKNVYTVAKNTLEKGLTYAYRDRKTKKRNFRGLWIQRINAGIRPHGMSYSEFMGKIHAKNVQLNRKVLADLAMNHPAAFKAVVDAVK